Proteins encoded together in one Lathyrus oleraceus cultivar Zhongwan6 chromosome 5, CAAS_Psat_ZW6_1.0, whole genome shotgun sequence window:
- the LOC127084730 gene encoding 4-coumarate--CoA ligase-like 1 yields MGTYIENHVEDNEHIFRSQYSPVPVPENVTLPEFVLQNTEFYGDKVAFVDAESGKEVTYNEVARDIYRFSKALRSLGLRKGNVVIVVLPNVVEYAIVALGIMASGGVFSGANPTSHTSEIKKQVESADAKLIVTNSATFEKVKSLGLPVIVLDDELVEDAMNWKNLLEAADRAGDDQMKEPIHQNDLCAMPFSSGTTGMSKGVMLTHRNLVANLCSTLFAVVPEMIGKVTTLGLIPFFHIYGITGICCATIRNKGKVVVMGRFDLKSFLNALIKHEVTFAPIVPPIILGLVKNPIVDEFDLSKLKLQAVMTAAAPLAPELLTSFEHKFPGVLVQEAYGLTEHSCITLTFAQKKSGNTNKNSVGFILPNLEVKFIDPETGKSLPRNTPGELCVRSQCVMQGYYKQDDETAQTIDKNGWLHTGDVGFIDDEENVFIVDRIKELIKYKGFQVAPAELEAILLSHSSVEDAAVVPLPDEEAGEIPAASVVLSKGAKESEEDIMKFVASNAAHYKKVRVVHFVEAIPKSPSGKIMRRLVREKMVEKIKKNNNLTKSNTD; encoded by the exons ATGGGAACTTACATTGAAAATCATGTAGAAGACAATGAACACATTTTCCGTAGCCAATATTCGCCCGTTCCGGTACCTGAAAACGTGACATTACCCGAATTCGTGCTCCAAAATACTGAATTTTATGGTGATAAGGTTGCATTTGTGGATGCTGAGAGTGGAAAGGAGGTGACTTATAATGAGGTTGCTAGAGACATATATAGATTTTCAAAGGCTTTAAGGTCTCTTGGTTTGAGAAAAGGGAATGTTGTGATTGTTGTTCTTCCAAATGTTGTTGAGTATGCTATTGTTGCTTTGGGGATTATGGCTTCTGGTGGTGTGTTCTCTGGTGCAAATCCAACTTCACATACTTCAGAAATTAAGAAACAAGTTGAGTCTGCTGATGCAAAGTTGATTGTCACAAATAGTGCAACCTTTGAAAAG GTGAAAAGTCTAGGGCTACCTGTCATTGTCTTAGACGACGAACTTGTTGAAGATGCAATGAACTGGAAGAACCTTCTTGAGGCAGCAGACAGGGCAGGTGATGATCAAATGAAAGAACCGATTCACCAAAACGATCTATGCGCCATGCCATTCTCGTCTGGCACTACCGGAATGTCGAAGGGAGTGATGCTCACACACAGAAACCTTGTAGCAAATCTTTGCTCTACACTTTTTGCTGTAGTGCCAGAAATGATCGGTAAAGTTACCACATTAGGGTTGATTCCATTTTTTCATATTTATGGCATCACCGGAATTTGTTGTGCAACTATAAGGAACAAAGGAAAAGTTGTGGTGATGGGAAGATTTGATTTGAAGTCATTTTTGAATGCTTTGATTAAGCATGAGGTTACATTTGCACCTATTGTTCCACCTATAATTCTTGGATTGGTTAAAAATCCTATTGTGGATGAATTTGATCTTAGTAAGCTTAAGCTTCAAGCTGTGATGACTGCTGCAGCACCACTTGCACCGGAATTGCTTACTTCCTTCGAACACAAGTTTCCTGGTGTCCTTGTTCAAGAG GCATATGGACTAACTGAGCATAGTTGCATTACACTTACATTTGCACAAAAGAAAAGTGGAAATACAAATAAAAATTCAGTTGGTTTCAttcttccaaatttggaagtCAAATTCATTGATCCTGAGACAGGTAAGTCCCTCCCAAGGAACACACCAGGGGAACTTTGTGTAAGAAGCCAATGTGTAATGCAAG GTTACTATAAGCAAGATGATGAGACTGCTCAGACTATTGACAAGAATGGATGGCTTCACACCGGTGACGTTGGATTCATAGACGATGAAGAAAATGTTTTTATCGTTGATCGTATCAAAGAGTTGATTAAATATAAAGGCTTCCAA GTTGCTCCTGCGGAACTAGAGGCTATTTTGCTGTCTCATTCATCGGTCGAAGACGCAGCGGTCGTACC ATTGCCGGATGAAGAGGCGGGTGAAATTCCAGCTGCAAGTGTTGTTTTGAGCAAAGGTGCAAAAGAGAGTGAAGAGGACATTATGAAATTTGTGGCTTCTAATGCTGCTCATTACAAGAAAGTGAGAGTGGTGCACTTTGTGGAAGCTATACCAAAGTCACCTTCTGGTAAAATAATGAGGAGGCTTGTCAGAGAGAAGATGGTGGAAAAGATTAAGAAAAATAATAACTTAACAAAATCCAACACTGATTGA